The following nucleotide sequence is from Flavimarina sp. Hel_I_48.
AAATGATTGATCTGGTGCTGGGCGATTTCTTTATGGTCTTTGTTTTCTAAATACATATTCGCGATCGTACGTGTAAAATCGAGCGTCTGGTTAGGTCTGGGTCGTATAACGGGGATGCTTCGCTGCTTGCGCTTTCCTTCAAAATAGACCCAAAGCACAGCAATAATAAGCAGTAGGTAATAGGCCCATTTCAGGTATTTGTTACTGAAAATAAGAAAAAGGGGCGAGGTGTTGTATGTTTTTCCGGTTTTATAATAGTGGTCCAGAAACAAGGTTTTTTCTTTGGGCAAATAGGCAAGAACGCCTGCGGTATAGTCACTGTTATCATCTTCAAGCATAAAGAAGTTTGAAAATGCCTGCGGAAAAAGGTGCAGGTAGACAAAACCATTTTCAAACGGAACTTTGACAAAGTTTACTTTTGGTTCTATGATCGCCGTGGAATCCTGATCTCTCATCCTGTCGTAAACTCCCAGTACGGTTGTATTCGCTGTGTCAAGGGATTTGAAATACGACGAACCCAGATCTTTGTCCATCAAATAGGGACGTTCCCGTTTTAAGCCCGGGTTGCTAAGGTTCAACAAGGGTTTTCTGGTGAAGCTGTTTTGCTCATAAAAAGTAGCCAATTCGAGATTTAAGGTATCAAGTAATTTTTTGCTTTGATACGTAGCGGCCACAAAAAGGGTGTTTCCCCGGCCTACCCATTTTAGAATCTTTTTTGTTTCCGAAGGATCAAAGGAAACGTCGTTGTTCAGAAAAAAATAAGTTCCATCGCCCACGCTGTCGATCAGGAATTCAAATGGGGGCGTGGTAACATTTTGCACTCGTTGCGCATCGGTTTTCTTTTGCAGCTGGTCATAAAATATATAGCTTCCCAGGGGTATTTTTGCTTTTGCGCTATAGCTGGGAAACCAGTTGAGCTCTTCTGGTTTTGACGTTTGTACAAAAACCAGCAGCCCAATCAGCAGCACCAAAACGATTGCCATTATTTTATAGCGCCTGTTCATATCCCGCTGTTCAGTTTAATGAATTCCTGCTGCGCTTTAGCAAAAGCGGACTCGTTGACTTCAAAACTGCCATACCATATGAAATCATAGATACGCGTAATCTTGCTGAACTGCGAGCGCAGTTTGCTATCCTGAAGTTCATAAACATAGTCTTTATTGGTTTTCTGCACTTCCCAGGTGATAAGCTCCTTCTTGCTTAAGTTTTGTAGCACCAGCAAATAATAATATCTAATAGCAAGCCGGTAATTATTATTGTTTGTGGCATTATCTATCAGTTGCTGAAGATCATCGTGTTTTAAAAGTTCTTCTTCACTGTTCAGGATAACTTGATTAGGTGTACTCCCCAGCAACGGTGAACCGCTCATATCTACTTTTATAAAAAGCCATACGAGAAAGACTAAAACACCTGCAACAATGAGGTAGGGAAGTGCCCTGATCAAAAATGCAAGTATTCCCGTGGCTTCCCTTTCGTTGAGAATCCAGCGTAGGAAAGAATGCCAGAGTTCATTGAGCCAGTTGTTGAATTGCGTCCACCAATTATCCTTCGGAAGGTATTCCGAATAATCAAAAGCCTCGTCGTTTTTATACGCTTTTAGGTCGTTTTTATCTATTTCTGGAGGATTTACGAGGCTTTTATCGTAGCGTACTTCCTGTACGGTAGGTATACTATCTGCCTGTTGCGCTCCAGCCGGAAGGAAAACACACCAAAAGAGTATAAAAATGGATATATGTAGGTGGAATTTGACCATTAAAGATCGTTGCCTATACTATCAATTCGCTCCAGTGTACCCGTCTGGTTCTTCTTTTCGTTCAGGTTAAAATAAATAAAGGCCGAAGCGATAACGACTATGGTATAAAACAAATAGGACGCGGCAGAGGAAATCACGTTTAAGGTAACATAGACCCAATCAAAAACCTGGCTCATATCACCACCGGAAACTTCCTGGGATTTTGTAAATGCACTAAAAAAAGTATAGATCAACAAGGGGATTTGAAAAACCAGGCCTATTAAGTAAACAATGATATAAATAACAATAAAGGCAAAAAAAGTAGACCACCACTCATTTTTAACAAGGCTAAAGCTCTCTGTTATAGAATTCCCCACACTAAGATTTCTAAATATATAAAGGGCATAAACGAGGGTTAGCGGTACAAAAAGATAGACCCCCGGTAAAAAGCATAGCATAAAACCAATAATAGTCATAAGGAAACTGAGAATGGTCAGCCCAATGATACTTCCCAGGTCGCTACGTACATTTTTGCTAATGAGTTGCTGATCTATAGATGTGGGACCTTCAATATAATTTTTAATATAATGCAACACGGTTCCAAACATGAATCCGTAATAAAGCATGGTGGCAATCCCCAGGATTGAAAGTCCCAGTACGATCCCACCGGCGGCAAAGGCACCACCCGTTGCCAGAAAATTAAAATCTGTCGCCGTGGCCGCATAGTAGCCTGTGGCTGCCAGTAATATCAGAAAGGGGATACCGGCATTGCGCATTAAAGCCTTAAAAAGCCCTTTATATTCAAGACGTATAAACTTAAACGTATCGGAAAGGATCTCGCCAATTTCCCGCTGGCTTTTGAAATTAATTTTCTGGTTAATCATTTAGGAGGTTGTTTACTTGATTTTTATATACAATCCGGGGATAAATTACGTAATAAAATAGAATAAGGCTAAGCGACGCCACAATGATAAGAACCGCGAGCCAGTCTGGCATTTCGGTATGGCGCGTGACAAAACCTTCCAGAAAACCTGCAATTATAAAGAACGGGACCGTACTTGCCACGATCTTGAGTCCGTTTTTCATACTGCGCTTAAAGGATTCCAGGCGCGTATACGTTCCGGGAAACAGTATGCCATTACCGAGTACGATTCCGGCGCAGCCGGCAACAATAATTACCGAAATCTCTATGGTACCATGTATCCAGATGGTACGTGCAGATTCCCATAAAAGTCCCTTATCGTAAAAGAAGTATTGAAAAGACCCCAGCATGACGCCATTGCGCATCATAAAGAAAAGGGAGCCTACACTTACTACAATTCCAAAAACGAATGCCATCAGCGCCACCCGGATGTTATTTATGGTGATGCCCAGAAACATTTCAGTCTCGTTCATTTGTTTATAGACCGCCATGGGATCATCCTTTCCTATATTCTCAAGGGTCATGTTCACATACCCATCGCCCATAATCGTGCGTACATACGCGCCATCTGTTGATGCGCTATAGGCACCTATAATACTGAAAAGGGCAAAAGTGAAAAAGGCCAACAAAAGTTGTTTTTGATAGTTGTAGAATAAAAGGGGGAATTCTTCGGTAAAAAAGGTAATAAAGCGCTTTGAAGATTCCCTTTTAGTCTTGTAGATCTTCTGGTGCGACTTGCTGGCAAGGTTATTAAGGTAGGCTGCTGTTTTGCTCTGGGGGTAGAACGTCTGTGCGTAACTCAGGTGATCTGTAACTTCAATATAAAGGGCCGAGAGTTCATCAGGTGAAAGCCGGGGCTCATTATTAGCCAGAACGTTTTCAAATTGTAACCATTTAGCTTTATTTTGCTTCACAAAGGCAGCCTCGCGCATCGTCTTTTTCTTAGAAGTGTAAAGAAAAGTAATTCATGGACAATTTTCAAATCGAAACCGCCCAAAATGTAAGCATCCAGCAAAATGTGGCAGGAATAGGGGAGCGCTTACTGGGTTATTTGATAGATATGCTTATTCTGGGTATTTATTGGGTAGCCTCACTTTTTTCCCTTGCGGCCTTTGGCATTGATTCTGATTCCGGTAATGTAATGGTATTCTTTATGGTTATGGGAATCCCTACCTTTTTGTACTTTTTATTGTTTGAAACCCTCTGGGATGGGAGGACGCCAGGAAAGGCTGCCTTAAAATTGCGCGTTGTAAAACTGGATGGTTCAAAACCCGGTTTTGGAAGTTTTTTTGTGCGCTGGATCATGCGCATTATAGACATTACCCTTTCCAGTGGCGGTGTAGCCGTATTTACAATATTACTGAACGGAAAAGGACAGCGGCTGGGAGATATGGCTGCGGGGACTACTGTGATCAATGAAAGCGAAAAAGTAAAGATCAACCAGACCCTTCTGGTTAATCTGCCCGAAGATTACGTGCCTAAATATCCACAGGTGACCATCTTTTCTGATAAGGACATGCAAACCATAAAAACGGTATTTGATGGCGCCCGTCGCAATGGCAACCATAATGTGATCGTCAAACTTGCAGAAAGATTAAGTGGCCAAATGCAGGTCCAACCCGTTGAAAAACCTATACTTTTTGTTGACAGGGTGCTCAGGGACTATAACTTTTACACCCAGCAATAAATTATTCAAAGGCTCGCAGTTGAGCATAACCGAAACTAGAATGAATGATCTTACAGAAATAATTGATGTACTGGGTACGATCGCCTTTGCGATTTCCGGAGTGCTTGCCGGTCTGAGAAAGCGGCTCGATATTTTTGGGATCCTTATTGTGGCGGCAGTTACCTCAGTGGGTGGTGGTACGTTGCGTGATGTGCTCATCGGTAAAACACCGGTGACATGGATGCTCAATTTGAGTTTCGTTTATATCATTCTGGTGACCGTGGTTTTATCTGTGATCTTTAGAAAACAGTTAAAATACCTAAGGCGCAGTTTATTCCTTTTTGATACCATAGGTATTGCCCTCTATACGGTTACCGGGGTTGAAATAGGTCTAAGGGCCGGTCTCAATCCTGCAATTTGTGTGGCGCTGGGTACCATGACCGCGTGCTTTGGTGGTGTTATACGCGATATTTTATGTACCGAAATCCCTGTAATTTTCAGGAAAGAGATTTATGCAAGCGCCTGCATTGCCGGTGGCCTGGTCTATGTTTTGCTTGATTATTACCATGTGTATCCTGAATTCACCTCTGTTATTGCCGGTTTTACGGTTATTTTAATACGTATCGCAGCGGTTATTTTTGAAATAAAAATGCCCGCTATATATCGCAATGAGGAGCTTTAAAATATTCAATTTTTCTGATGATGATCAGTAAATTTTAAGTCGGAATGCGTTCTGATTTATGGAAAAAATGGAAAGATTATTGGTCAAATAACCTAATTTATCACTTAAAATGGGCAAAAAATATACTTCTTTAAATACAAAACTTATCTCTTTTATTAAGAAGCAACATCTGTATTTTGTAGGAACCGCACAAGCGGAAGGCCGGGTGAATATTTCCCCTAAAGGACAGGATACTTTGCATATACTCAATGATAACCAACTTATCTGGCTCAATCTTACCGGAAGTGGTAACGAGTCTGCCGCTCACATCGTAGCGGATAACCGGATGACCATTATGTTATGTTCTTTTGATAAAAACCCGCTTATTTTAAGGATGTACGGTACCGCGAGAGTCTATCACGAACGGGATACGGAATTTCATGAACTCATGAGCCATTTTAAGGAGCTGCCGGGGGCGCGGCAAATTTTTAAACTGCATATTGATCTTGTGCAGACTTCCTGCGGCTTTGGCGTTCCATTTATGGATTATCAAAGTGAAAGGGAAACCTTAAACATCTGGGCAGAAGCGAAAGGCGAAAAAGGTATTCGACAATACTGGGAAGACAAAAACCAACAAACCATTGACGGTTTTGATACGCATATTTTTGAATAGTACTTAATTCATCAATTCCATATCAATATAGATATTTTTTTTAGGCCATTCATTCCCATCTACCTCGACTTTATTGATCTCGTCAACGACGTCCATTCCTTTTGTAACCCGGCCAAAGACGGTGTGTTCCCCATCCAGATGATGCGCCCCCCGCGGACTTTGAACAATAAAAAATTCAAAAGGTGAAGAAGCCTGGCTTACATTCTGGTTTGTATATTTTGCGGCAGAAAGTACACCACGATCATGGGGGTGTGCGGGGGTAGCTTCATTAGGGATAAGGTAATTGCCTATGCGCTGGCGTTTCTTTGGGGTGTCATAACCATCACTGTTACCGCCCTGAATCACAAAACCTTCAGAAACCCGGTGCAGCATCGTATCGTTGAAATAGTCCTGCTTGACAAGAAGTATGAAATTGGCACGGTGAAGCGGCGTATCCTTAAAAAGTTCGAGTTCAATATCTCCAAAACGTGTTTTGAGCCGTACGCGCGTTTCTGTATTGTTTTTTCCATATTCCGTTAGAAATGGTTTTAAAACTTCCTGGGATTCTATAATAGATCCCATTTTACTCTTCAGTTTATCATTTTGTGCCTTTGCTTTATCCTGAGGGGTGGAGTCGGGTTTTTGTTCTGTTTTTTCCTTTTCTGATGTTTTCTTGACTGAAGAATTTTTATCTTCACAACCCCCGGCGGTAAACAGAACGGCAAAAAGAAACAATAAGTAGATCGTGCGCATAGATGCAGTTTGAAAAATTAAAGACTAGACTTTCAAAATTAAGCAATTTGCCTTTACCCGGCGAGGTTGCACAGTTTGAAATGGCACCGGTAGAACGGGCCAAAAATTTCGATACGATGGATATTGCAGCCAGAAATCCGCGGGAAGCTGCGGTAATAGGTCTGTTTTATCCATCGCTGACCAAAGAGGCCATGCTGGTACTTATCCTGAGAAAAACATATAAGGGCGTTCATAGCAACCAGGTGGGGTTTCCCGGTGGCAAGTGGGAAACTTATGACGGTTCTATAGAAGCGACCGCGTTACGGGAGACCGAAGAAGAAATAGGCGTGCCGCGCGATCGTATTTCACTTGTAAAAAAAATGACCCGCGTGTATATACCACCCAGTAATTTCTGGGTACAGCCCTTTATGGGTTTTACGGAATACACTCCAGAATTTGTACCGGAAGAGGCCGAGGTTGAAGCAATCCTTGAAGTCAGGGTAACCGATTTTTTATCTGAGGAAAGCCTCGTGGTAAAAAAAATAACAACCTCTTATGCCAAAGATCTTGATGTACCAGCGTTTTTGCTGAATAAAAACGTGGTCTGGGGAGCGACGGCCATGATGTTAAGTGAAATGAAAAACATGCTCATGAAGACAGAATAAAGACTATTTTATACCTAAAATGATATTTAGCTGCAAAAATAAATCTTTCGGGAAAACAGTGTTTTTTTTTAAATATTAAAAAGTAGCGTCAAAACCGCTATATAAAAGCAAAAACTGCTTAAAATACCTAAAAAAACCATCCTTTTATGGCAATTTTTAAAATCAATCCCTTTGGTCATTATTTGATCTTAAAAAAATGGCTTATTCGTATTGCGGGCGTGATGAGTCATAGGCGTTATCGTGGTTTTAATGAACTTCAGATTGAAGGTTCTGAAATTATTAAAGACCTTCCTGGTACCAACGTTCTTTTCGTTTCTAATCATCAGACTTATTTTGCAGATGTTATGGCTATGTTTCATGTATTCAATGCAAGTTTGAGCGGTAGGGTAGATAGTATTAAGAATGTGGGCTATATCTGGAACCCTAAACTAAATGTGTATTACGTAGCAGCAAGTGAAACGATGAAAAGTGGAATTCTACCGCGTATAATGGCTTATGGTGGTGCTGTTACGGTAAGCAGAACCTGGCGTTCCCAGGGAAAAGAAATAGACAGGCCCGTAAACCTGAGCGATACTGAAAATATAGGGATCGCACTTCACGATGGCTGGGTAATCACATTCCCACAGGGAACCACAAAACCCTGGAAACCTATACGTAAGGGAACAGCACATATAATCAAACAATACAAACCTATTGTGGTACCTATAGTTATAGATGGCTTTAGAAGGTCATTTGATAAGAAAGGAATCCGTATAAAAAAACGGGGCATCCTTCAAAGTATGGAAATAAAAAAACCTCTAAATATAGATTTTGAAAAGGATAGTGTAGATGATATCGTAGAAATGATAGAATATGCGATAGAACAACACCCTTCCTTTTTGAAAGTAATTCCCACTGCTGAGTTAAATGCAGAAGAAGAACTCAATAAAGACCGAAGGTGGGAATATTAGCAACGCTATAGTATAAAGAAGTTACTTTAAACTAATGGTTGGGCCTTACTTTCCCGGTGTAAAGCCATATTCCCATTAAGATCATACCCACATATAGAAAAATGATCCAGTTATCTGTAAAATTCACTTTGGTAAAAAGTACGATGCCCGTAACGAATAGAAAATTTATTCCCAGGGCAGCAAGTAAAACTGTTTTAGCGATCTGACTCATGCTCAATTTTGGATTAAGCTATTGTTTTGTTTATTCCTTTCACCTGCAATATAGCGTTTTAGAGTTTAATCCTTAAACAAAATTGCGGTCAAAAAAATAAAAAAAATAACTAAAACCATTAACTAATCGTTTAGCTCAAGTTTGTTCAGTTCTTTATAATTTCTTTTGAGTCGTCTCATAAGTATCCCATAAAGTAACTTATAAAAAAGCCAGAATACCGTTATCAGAAGTATGATAAATCCCGTAGATAGGAGTATCAATCCCCAGGAGGTTATACGGCCGTGGCCACTTTCCGAAATTTCAAGCAACTCTTTGACCCTGGGGTCATAAAAGTACATAGCGGTCATCACCATTATCGCAGAGACAAATAGAAAGGTAAGATTGTAGATTACATAATAGTTGACAGTTCTACGTACTTTTAAAATTTTACGCATCAATTGCCGTGTATTGTCCGTGGTTTGAATATGTTTATAATTTATGAAAAAACGGTATATAAAGTAAAGTATGATCGAAAAGTTGACAATGGTCAAAACAATATTGATCTTATAAAAATGCAATTGTTTGAGGTTTTCGATTGATTCTTTAGTTGACGTTACCACATTGATCCCTACCCAAAAGATGAATTCAATTATGGCAATGATCAGGATCCACTTTGTAAGTGATGATGATCGCTGATGTATCATCTTGTACAGGGCATCTGTTTTGATCTGGGGAAAGCTGGATTCCTGTTTTTTCCAGTCTTTCTTTAAAAGTTCGAGTGCATCCATCGTTCCTAGGAATTTAAAAGTTCCTTTAATTTTTTCTTGACACGGTTCATTTTCACACGGGCATTAACTTCTGTAATTCCCAGCGTTTCTGAAATCTCGCTATAAGGTTTGTCTTCAAGATAGAGAAAGACTAACGCCTTGTCTATATCATTTAACTGTTTTACGGCAGAATACATCAATTTGAGCTGTTCCTCTACCGTATTATCATAATCTTCGCTGGCAACCTTAAACATGACCGTATCAAAATCTTGTGTACGGATTCTCTTTTTGGATTTACGGTATAATGTTATTGCGGTATTTAGTGCTACCCTGTACATCCAGGTGCTAAATTTTGCTTCCCCCCTAAACTTTGGGTAAGCTTTGAAAAGTTGTATGGAAATCTCCTGGAAAAGATCATTGTGAGCATCTGCATCATTCGTGTACAGCCTGCATATTTTGTGTACAATATTCTGGTTTTTTTCCAGCAGGTCAACGAATTGCTTCTCTAGTTTTGGTTCCAAAAGATGTTTGTTAGCTGAACATATGTAGGTATACTGGGTATATTGTTACAGGTTGTGCTAAATTTATTATAAACGCAGCAAAACTCGCTCCCTGTCTGTTAACTTTGTTACAAACTTACTTTATGAATATACCAGATACACAACTGCCTAGAATTGTAATTATTGGCGGTGGTTTTGGCGGTATGAATCTTGCTCAGAGCCTTAAAAAATCTTCTTATCAAGTTGTAATCCTAGACAAAAGAAATTACCATACGTTTCAACCCCTACTATATCAGGTAGGTACTTCTGGTCTTGAGCCAGATTCCATAGCGTATCCCTTGCGTAAAATAATTCAAGGCCAGGAAAACATGTTTTTCCGGATGGCTGATGTATCGCATATTGATACCAAGTTGTCAAAAGTACGTACAGATATAGGCGATCTTGATTATGATCATCTGGTTATCGCCACTGGTACTAAAACAAATTTTTTTGGTAATGAAAGTATAGAAAATAATGCGGTATGGATGAAAACGCTGCCCCAAGCGCTCAACATTCGCAGTATGATGTTTGAAAACCTGGAGAAAGCAAACAGGATTGAAGACCCGGTAAAGCGAAAAGAATTATTGCGTTTTGTTATTGCTGGCGCTGGTCCTACGGGCGTTGAATTATGTGGTGCCATTGCAGAGCTGAGGTTGCACGTGCTGCAAAAAGATTATCCTGATATGAATACAGATGATATAGAGATTCATCTGGTGGAGGGGCTTGACCGTGTTCTACCCCCATTTAGTGAAGAATCTTCCAAAAGTGCGCAGCATACACTGGAGAAAATGGGTGTAAAAATCCATTTGGAAACCATGGTCGATAAATATGAGAACAATCTTGTAACCACAAAAGGTGATTTAAGTTTTCAAACGGCGAATTTTATATGGTCTGCCGGTGTTACGGGAGCGGCCATTTCCGGTTTTGGCAAAACGGCATTACATGAAAAGGCCAACCGGTATATTGTAGATGTTTACAACAGGGTTCATGGTTTTCAAAATATTTATGCCGTGGGGGATATTGCGCTCATGCAGTCTGAAGAGTACCCTAAAGGGCATCCACAGGTCGCGCAACCAGCTATACAACAAGGGAAACACCTGGCAAAAAACCTGAAGCGTTTGACCAAGAAAAAAGATATGCTGCCATTTTCATATTTTGACAAAGGGTCAATGGCGACCATAGGCCGCAACAAAGCAGTTGCAGATATCAAAAAAATGCATTTTAGTGGTTTCATCGCCTGGATTATGTGGATGTTTATCCACCTATGGTTTCTTGTAGGTTTTAGAAATCGCCTCGTCACACTGATCAACTGGACCTACAGCTACTGGAACTACGATAAGGCCGCCCGCCTTATTGTGAGACCTTATAAACAGAACAAAGTACTGGCAAAGGAAGATTAACTGCTGTGTAATAAAAACTGACTTTTTTGTGTTTGAAATGGTCAGATTTGAGAGAAAAGAGGCTATTTCTTAAAAGAAATAGCCTCTTTTATGAATCTGTCAACTCAAAAGTCACCAGGTCAATGGACTCCATTTTCCCTCGTAGATCTGCCGGTCCTATTTCCCTTTGTTTAAAACGGTAGGGTAGGTAGGGAAAGCTTTCAGCAAGCTTTTTTGATAAAAGAATATCCACATCATGCTCATTGCACAGGGCTTGTATGCGCGAGGCCGTGTTCAAAGTATCGCCAGAAAATGCAATCTCTCGTTTGAGTATGCCCACTTCACCGGTCATTACCTGACCATAATGAGCTCCAACCTTAAAATCTGGGTATACTCCATATTTTTTCAGGTATTTTTTCTTTCTTTTATTGATAATGCGCTTCATATCAAAATAGCACCGCAGCACATTGATTTTATAGAGACCATTTTTTAGCTTCCAGGTAACCACCACTTCGTCCCCCACGTACTGATAGACTTCACCGCGTGTATAAATAATTGCCGGTGTGATGTCTTTAAAGAAGTCTTTTAGAAAATTGAAATACTGTTCTTCTCCTATTTCTTCCGCAATAGTGGTGGCACTCCGTACATCGATAAACATAAAAATGCGCTCCTCTTTTTTAGGATGGAAATATTTTCCGCGTAAAAAATCCTGAAAAACGCCCGGGCCATATTTATCATTCACCATTAATAGAATGAGCGTAAAAATTACAATGAGAAGCCAGATCAAATAATTCCGCAGAAAGAAGAAAGTCGCAAAAAACTGCAGCACTTCGCTAAAAACCTCGATTCTGTATAGTGGAAGATTGCTTTCTACAGCATAGAGATAACCTACCCCAAAAACGGTTACAATTATCGCAGTGGTAGTATAGGCCAGAAAAATATACAGCAACGCCTGCCAGAATGGATATTTACGCAGCCAGCTTTCCATTAGGTTTATCGTAAAAAAACCACCCAGGAGTCCGGCCGCCATTCCCGTTATAAATGTAGCGGTAAGATTTGATATAAAATCAAAGCTCGTTGAAACATTCCCACTGCTTTCAAGAACAGAGTATTCATAAAAAAACAACACTACGGAAACTATTGTCCACGAAATAGTTATGTAAATACCTCGTCGTACGTAATATCTACGCCTAAAATGACTTAAAAATGGAAAAATCGACATAAAAATTTATTGCTGAGCTTTCATAAAACTCTTTATTTCATCAAATCTTTTGCTCCATGGCCAAAAATACTGAATGACCATTTTCTTATGTTTTTTATCAAGTAGTACGGGTTTGACTTTAGGTTGAACTTCCTGAAGTGCCAGTACAAACAGTTCATTGTATTTGAAAATAGATGGGATCGTTTTGGTACCCAGGTAAATCAACATGGGCGGGGTGTTCTCATCTATGTAATTTATCGGCGAAACTTCAAGCCAGCTACTATCAGTATTTCCCCATGTGGTCAGGT
It contains:
- a CDS encoding DUF4350 domain-containing protein; translation: MAIVLVLLIGLLVFVQTSKPEELNWFPSYSAKAKIPLGSYIFYDQLQKKTDAQRVQNVTTPPFEFLIDSVGDGTYFFLNNDVSFDPSETKKILKWVGRGNTLFVAATYQSKKLLDTLNLELATFYEQNSFTRKPLLNLSNPGLKRERPYLMDKDLGSSYFKSLDTANTTVLGVYDRMRDQDSTAIIEPKVNFVKVPFENGFVYLHLFPQAFSNFFMLEDDNSDYTAGVLAYLPKEKTLFLDHYYKTGKTYNTSPLFLIFSNKYLKWAYYLLLIIAVLWVYFEGKRKQRSIPVIRPRPNQTLDFTRTIANMYLENKDHKEIAQHQINHFLEYVRSAYTVSTGQLNENFINTVAAKSGSEQTEVKQLVNTIITIRQQPAVSEQQLIELNTRIENFKAKN
- a CDS encoding DUF4129 domain-containing protein; amino-acid sequence: MVKFHLHISIFILFWCVFLPAGAQQADSIPTVQEVRYDKSLVNPPEIDKNDLKAYKNDEAFDYSEYLPKDNWWTQFNNWLNELWHSFLRWILNEREATGILAFLIRALPYLIVAGVLVFLVWLFIKVDMSGSPLLGSTPNQVILNSEEELLKHDDLQQLIDNATNNNNYRLAIRYYYLLVLQNLSKKELITWEVQKTNKDYVYELQDSKLRSQFSKITRIYDFIWYGSFEVNESAFAKAQQEFIKLNSGI
- a CDS encoding stage II sporulation protein M, with the translated sequence MREAAFVKQNKAKWLQFENVLANNEPRLSPDELSALYIEVTDHLSYAQTFYPQSKTAAYLNNLASKSHQKIYKTKRESSKRFITFFTEEFPLLFYNYQKQLLLAFFTFALFSIIGAYSASTDGAYVRTIMGDGYVNMTLENIGKDDPMAVYKQMNETEMFLGITINNIRVALMAFVFGIVVSVGSLFFMMRNGVMLGSFQYFFYDKGLLWESARTIWIHGTIEISVIIVAGCAGIVLGNGILFPGTYTRLESFKRSMKNGLKIVASTVPFFIIAGFLEGFVTRHTEMPDWLAVLIIVASLSLILFYYVIYPRIVYKNQVNNLLND
- a CDS encoding RDD family protein, with amino-acid sequence MDNFQIETAQNVSIQQNVAGIGERLLGYLIDMLILGIYWVASLFSLAAFGIDSDSGNVMVFFMVMGIPTFLYFLLFETLWDGRTPGKAALKLRVVKLDGSKPGFGSFFVRWIMRIIDITLSSGGVAVFTILLNGKGQRLGDMAAGTTVINESEKVKINQTLLVNLPEDYVPKYPQVTIFSDKDMQTIKTVFDGARRNGNHNVIVKLAERLSGQMQVQPVEKPILFVDRVLRDYNFYTQQ
- a CDS encoding trimeric intracellular cation channel family protein; its protein translation is MNDLTEIIDVLGTIAFAISGVLAGLRKRLDIFGILIVAAVTSVGGGTLRDVLIGKTPVTWMLNLSFVYIILVTVVLSVIFRKQLKYLRRSLFLFDTIGIALYTVTGVEIGLRAGLNPAICVALGTMTACFGGVIRDILCTEIPVIFRKEIYASACIAGGLVYVLLDYYHVYPEFTSVIAGFTVILIRIAAVIFEIKMPAIYRNEEL
- a CDS encoding pyridoxamine 5'-phosphate oxidase family protein, translating into MGKKYTSLNTKLISFIKKQHLYFVGTAQAEGRVNISPKGQDTLHILNDNQLIWLNLTGSGNESAAHIVADNRMTIMLCSFDKNPLILRMYGTARVYHERDTEFHELMSHFKELPGARQIFKLHIDLVQTSCGFGVPFMDYQSERETLNIWAEAKGEKGIRQYWEDKNQQTIDGFDTHIFE
- a CDS encoding peptidylprolyl isomerase gives rise to the protein MRTIYLLFLFAVLFTAGGCEDKNSSVKKTSEKEKTEQKPDSTPQDKAKAQNDKLKSKMGSIIESQEVLKPFLTEYGKNNTETRVRLKTRFGDIELELFKDTPLHRANFILLVKQDYFNDTMLHRVSEGFVIQGGNSDGYDTPKKRQRIGNYLIPNEATPAHPHDRGVLSAAKYTNQNVSQASSPFEFFIVQSPRGAHHLDGEHTVFGRVTKGMDVVDEINKVEVDGNEWPKKNIYIDMELMN
- a CDS encoding CoA pyrophosphatase, with product MPLPGEVAQFEMAPVERAKNFDTMDIAARNPREAAVIGLFYPSLTKEAMLVLILRKTYKGVHSNQVGFPGGKWETYDGSIEATALRETEEEIGVPRDRISLVKKMTRVYIPPSNFWVQPFMGFTEYTPEFVPEEAEVEAILEVRVTDFLSEESLVVKKITTSYAKDLDVPAFLLNKNVVWGATAMMLSEMKNMLMKTE
- a CDS encoding lysophospholipid acyltransferase family protein; the encoded protein is MAIFKINPFGHYLILKKWLIRIAGVMSHRRYRGFNELQIEGSEIIKDLPGTNVLFVSNHQTYFADVMAMFHVFNASLSGRVDSIKNVGYIWNPKLNVYYVAASETMKSGILPRIMAYGGAVTVSRTWRSQGKEIDRPVNLSDTENIGIALHDGWVITFPQGTTKPWKPIRKGTAHIIKQYKPIVVPIVIDGFRRSFDKKGIRIKKRGILQSMEIKKPLNIDFEKDSVDDIVEMIEYAIEQHPSFLKVIPTAELNAEEELNKDRRWEY
- a CDS encoding RNA polymerase sigma factor, which gives rise to MEPKLEKQFVDLLEKNQNIVHKICRLYTNDADAHNDLFQEISIQLFKAYPKFRGEAKFSTWMYRVALNTAITLYRKSKKRIRTQDFDTVMFKVASEDYDNTVEEQLKLMYSAVKQLNDIDKALVFLYLEDKPYSEISETLGITEVNARVKMNRVKKKLKELLNS
- a CDS encoding NAD(P)/FAD-dependent oxidoreductase — protein: MNIPDTQLPRIVIIGGGFGGMNLAQSLKKSSYQVVILDKRNYHTFQPLLYQVGTSGLEPDSIAYPLRKIIQGQENMFFRMADVSHIDTKLSKVRTDIGDLDYDHLVIATGTKTNFFGNESIENNAVWMKTLPQALNIRSMMFENLEKANRIEDPVKRKELLRFVIAGAGPTGVELCGAIAELRLHVLQKDYPDMNTDDIEIHLVEGLDRVLPPFSEESSKSAQHTLEKMGVKIHLETMVDKYENNLVTTKGDLSFQTANFIWSAGVTGAAISGFGKTALHEKANRYIVDVYNRVHGFQNIYAVGDIALMQSEEYPKGHPQVAQPAIQQGKHLAKNLKRLTKKKDMLPFSYFDKGSMATIGRNKAVADIKKMHFSGFIAWIMWMFIHLWFLVGFRNRLVTLINWTYSYWNYDKAARLIVRPYKQNKVLAKED